The sequence below is a genomic window from Sorangiineae bacterium MSr12523.
CGACCTCGTTCGACGGCTTCACCTTGTCCGCGGCATCGCCCGAGAGCAGGTACGTCGCATACGTCTCCGCGATGATGTCGACGGGATCCAGAATGCGGTACGCGATCGCAGCGCCGTAGGTGAGGCGATTGCCGTCCTTGAACGTGCCGTCGCGCAGCTCGATGGTGGTGTCGCTCGCGCCGTGGACGCGGATACCGCCGTTCAAACCGAACTTGAAGCGCTGCGAAGCGCCCAGGCGATGCTCGAAAAAGACCTGCGGCCACACCCATGCCGTGGGATCGGCACCGGCGTTCTTCGGTGCATCCGTCACGGGCACGCCCGCGGTAACGCCGAGTGCGAGCCCGGGCCCGCGATCCACGCGCGTGATGCGCAACTTCGCGTGCAAGCCCAAGTATCCGAGGGTCTGTGAATCGAGCTTGTTGTTCGCCCAGCCCCCCACCGAAGGCGCGCCACCTGGACCGCCGCGATCGTCGCCGGCCATCAAGTTCACCGGCACCGTCAGGCCGACGGCGAGCAGGTTGGCGATGCCGTAGTTGAACATCGCCGTGCCTTGAAACGAGTGCTCGATGAGTTGCGGGCTACCCGCACCGTTGTCCGGAACGCGAAGCAGCGTGCGGCCGTAGTCGATGACGAGGCCCAAGCTGATGTCGTTCTTTCCAAGGATGTCCGTGCCGTTGACGGAGAAGAACCCTTTCGAGTCCATCGCAGGACGAAACAGGTGGGTATCGAAACCGTCACCGTTTCCGTTTGCGATTTGCGCTCCCGCCGTACTGCCGAACAAGGTCACCGCGCTCGCACAGGCGAGCGCCACGAAGCTTCGGTAGTGAGCTTTCATTCGCCTTGGCGCCTATCATGCCCATATTTTCCAAAGAACCGGCAAATAAAGCGCCGGCCATGGTCTTGCGGTAAGCTCCCCCCTCGTCGTGGTCCGATTCGAAAGACTCGCCTTCCTCTCGATTGGCTTCCTCGCCGTATTCGTCCTGTTCTCGCAACCTGCTTTTGCAGGTCCTCTCGACGGAAAATGGCGACAAGGCCCTCTTCGGCAAGACTACACGGTGCAACAGTGGCTCCTACGAGGATGCGGGCCGCCTCCAGTCACCGGCCTCACGGGTGGCGGAGAAACCGTCACGGTCACCGAAGAAGGCGATGAATTGAGCATCGTTGGAAACGGCCGCACGTTCCGTACGAACCAGTGTTACGAGGAAATGCCTACCTTGGTGCGCGACTCCCACTCGCGCGATGGCTCCGGGCGCTCATGGCGCACGCGCTGCTCGACGCCACCCGCCGATCCACGGCGCGCGGTGCTCAACACGCTCGTGACGCTCGTCGGAGACAACCGCATCGAGGTGAGTGAATCGGGCCGCTACGAGATCACCCTCAAGGAAGGGACGTGCATGGCGGACGTGAAACGTTCGCGCACCTTCGAGAAGGTGGTCGCAACGCCCGCGACCTCGGCGCCTCCTGCGGCCCCGAAGACAGCCGAACCCACGCACGCGCCCGAGCCCACGAGCCGCGCCTGCACCAACCCGGGCGAGCCTGCGCGCCTCGAGGTGCGCCCCTCTCGTAAACTTTTGCGCACGGGGGAAAGCTTCCTCTTTCACGCGGTGGTCTCGGACGCCAAAGGATGTGCAACGCCAACGCCGGTGACATGGAACGTCGAAGGCGAAGGATCGCACTTGGTCGTCGATCCCACGGGCAAGGTGACCGTGCCCGAGGACGCACCCGAAGGCATCACGAAGCTCGTGGTGAGCGCCGCCGGCAAGAGCACCACGGTCCTCGTGGAGATCAGCTCGTCGGCGCACTACGAGGCGCTGCTCGCGCAGTCCGGCCTCAACGCATCGGGCGAGAACGAGGAAGCATCGGTGGCCATCATCGCGCAAGGTGCGCTCGGTGGGCACGAAGCCACCGCAGTTGGCAATGCGGTTCGGCGCCGGAACATTTTCATCGCGGTGGTTGGCACCTTGGCCGCGGTGCTGGGCCTCGTGGCCATATTTGGATGGAGGCGCGCACGCCGAGCGAGCAAGCTGCAGCGCGAGGCCGAGGCACGGCACGAGCAGAAGCTGCGCGAGGTCGAAGAGCGGCGCCGCGAGAAGGCCGCGCGCCATGCCGCACAGATGAAGGCGCACGAAGAAAGTGTCGAGCGGGCCAAGGCCGCGGCCGGCGCCCGCGAGCGCTACGAGAAGCGCCTCGTCTGCCCGACGTGCCACCGCGAGTACGGGATCGGCTCCACATTTTGCCCGCAAGACGGCGCCTCATTGGTCGAGCTTGCTGGAGGTGAGGAGATACTTCCCTACGTCGCGGGCGCATCGGCGCGACCGCAAGAGAAGGGGAAGATCTGTCCTACCTGCGGGGATCGATTCGATGGCTCCGCGTCATTTTGCGGCAAGGACGGCACGGCCTTGGTACTGCTTAATTAAGCGCGGGACCTAGCTAAGGCGTCTCCCACCTTTTGTGGCGCGTTGCTTGATCGCCGTTCTGGCGGCCCGCTATACTTTTCAAAGTTGTCTTCATCATCCTGTGAGCGAACGTCCCACGGATTACTGGGCACGCCTCCGTGCGTACTCAGAGGGCGGTGCACTGACCGGATGGTGTTGCACCGAGTATAGGGCCGGAGGCATCCGTGAAGATTTCGTGCCAGTCGTGTCAGGCCAAGTACACCATCGCGGACGAAAAGGTCCTCGGGAAGATCGTCAAGATCCGCTGCAAAAAGTGCGGCGCGACCATCGTCATTAACGGCAACGAGCCGGAGGCCACCGCGTCGAGCGGAGGAGCTGCTTCCGGTGGAACCGTGAGCGATCCAGGGTACTCGGCTGACCAAGATCAGTGGACCGTAAACGTCGCCGACGGCGATCAGCGCACGATGACCGTGCAAGAGATCGTCGATGAGTACAAATCCGGCACGATCCACGACGAGACGTTCTGCTGGAAAGACGGCATGAACGATTGGCTTCCGCTGCGTGAGATCGATTCGCTCTACGCGGCGTGCTCCGTCGGATCGTCGCCCGCAGTGGGCGAGTACTCACCGCTCAGCCTTCGGAACAGCGGCCCCGACGCCGACCCGATCCCCGCGCCTGCTGCGGCCGCACCTGCGGCTGCGTCACCGCTCGGCTTGGGAGGAGGTTTCGGCGGGGGCGATTCGCTCTTCGGCGGCGCCAGCAGCCCCCGGGCGAATGGCAACGGCAGCAGCGGAGGGCTGTTCGATTCGAATCCGCTGGCGGCGGCAAGCAGCACCGCATCCCCGCTTGCAGCCGCAGGCACCAGCGCCGCCGCAAGGCGAACGGGCGGGCGCGGGAATCAGGCGGACCTGTTCGGCGGCGTCTCGCAAGCCGGTGGCGAAGAGGACGTGATGACGAGCGCCGCGCCGGTTTCGAACGACGGCAGCAAGCTCACGGGCCAGCGCAACGAGAACAGCGTGCTCTTTTCCTTGGGCGCGCTCACGCAGACGTCGGGTCCGGCGGACAAGCCCAGGGGGTCGTCCACTTCGTCGCCGTCGTCCTCGTCGTCGTCGGTCTCCGACGGCTCGGGGCTCATCGACATCCGCGCGCTCGCGTCGTCGACCAGCTCCACCGAGAGCGAGGGCGGAGCGAAGGGCGGACGCCACGTCGACGACATCATGAACCTCGGCGGTGGCGGTGCCTTCAGCGCCGCGCTCGCGGCACCCGTGCTTGCACCGCCTCCGCAGGATTTCGGCGATCTGTCGTCGCCGGTCTCCATGGGCGGCGGGCAGAATCGCACGCTGCTCATCGCCATCATCGTGGGCACGTTGCTGGTCTGCACCGCGGTCATCGTCGCGGTCATCGTGACGCGTCCGTCGGTGAAGGAAGAGGCCAAGCCGTCCGAGCCCACCGCCACGGTGAGCGCATCGGCCGTGCCCGCGCCGGCGCCGACGCCCACGGTGGCAGCGGCCGATCCGGCGTCCTCGCCCACCGCCTCGGGCGCGAAAGAGATCACGCCGGGAGCCGGAACGAAGGGCACCGGTGGCGGCTCGCGCGTGAAGGGTTCGGCGGGTGGTGGCGGCGGAAGTACCGCCAGCACGGGCGGTGGCGAAGAGGGTACGGCGGCTCCGGCCCCCGTCGCGAAGAAGGAAGGGCCGGCGGATCTCGCTGGCGCCATGCAGAAGGCCGTCGGCGGTCACGCGGAGGAGTCCGCGCCCTCGCAGGCTGCTGCCAGCACCGCGCCGTTCAACCGCGCAGAGGCCGCCGCTTCGCTCGGCAACGTGAACATCTCGAGCTGCAAGAAGTCCGACGGGCCCACGGGTAGCGGTCACGTCAAGGTGACGTTCCAACCGAGCGGCACCGTGAGTGTCGTCGACGTCGATCAACCGCCCTTCACCGGCACCGCGGTGGGTGGCTGCATCGCCTCGAAGTTCCGCAGCGCCCACGTCCCGCCGTTCGGCGGCGCCCCCGTCACGGTGGGCAAGACGTTCTCGCTGAACTGAGCCCCGCACGACACGACAACGGGACGGGCTAGCGCCTCGGTGCTAGATCCCGTCCCGTGCTCACTGCAGCCCTCTGCACCGTTCTTGGCTTCCTGCTAGGCCTGCGCCTCGGCATCGCCCTAGGCTACCGCGGCGAACGCCGCCGCCGCGCGGCCCTCGACGCCCGGCGGGCCTAGGACCCAAAGAAGAAGGAACCGCCAGGACGCCAGGGTCGCCAGGGGTGGTCGGCTTTTCTTTGTTTTCATCTCGCCCCGCGTGAACCGCGGAAACAAAAATCAAAAGCCAGGGCCGTTTCCGTTGGCGACCCTGGCGACCCTGGCGTCCTGGCGGTTTCCCTCTTCTGAGGGAAGCGTCCTCGCAGACTTACGCGCCCACCGCGATGCGCGTGATGGCGTTGGCGGCGTCGTTCATCTTTCTCACGCGCGAACCTAGCGCGACCAGGTACAGCGACTCGTCGCCGGCTGGGACGGTGCGGAGGAAAAGGTCGCTCGTGGCGGTGACGATGTCGAACTCGACACATTCTTCGCCGCGGGCGACGGGGCCTGCGACACGGGCGATGCCCGCGAGATCGTGCGGTAGCCCGGTTCCGGCGACGATGTTGCCGCGCGTGTCGACCAGGGCCACCGCTTCCACCTCGCTGCGATCGGCGACCGCCTCGAGCAGGTACTGAAAGGCTTCGTTCTTCTGGGTGCTTCGCTTGGAGCGTCGATCGATCATGGGCCGGAGGGTAAAAGCACCTCCGGCCCCAAGCCCAATTCTCGGCAGAGAATCTACTTCTTGATCTTGTTCGGGTCCTCTTCCTCGGTGATCTTGAACTCGACGCGGCGGTTTGCAGCGCGGCCCTTCTCGGTGGCGTTGTCCTCGATGGGGCGCTCCAGACCGTAGCCGTGCGCCTCGAGACGCGGCTGCTCGATGCCGTGCTCGGTCAGCCACTTCATGACCGAATCGGCGCGGCTCTGCGAGAGCTTCTTGTTCAAGTCCGCACCGCCCTTGTTGTCGGTGTGGCCTTCGATCGACATCTTCTTGATGGCCGGGCTCGACTTGAGCAGGTCGGCAATCTCTTGAAGCATCGGGAAGCTGTCCGGCAGGATCTTCGACGAGCCGAACGCGAAGTGC
It includes:
- a CDS encoding zinc-ribbon domain-containing protein, with the protein product MKISCQSCQAKYTIADEKVLGKIVKIRCKKCGATIVINGNEPEATASSGGAASGGTVSDPGYSADQDQWTVNVADGDQRTMTVQEIVDEYKSGTIHDETFCWKDGMNDWLPLREIDSLYAACSVGSSPAVGEYSPLSLRNSGPDADPIPAPAAAAPAAASPLGLGGGFGGGDSLFGGASSPRANGNGSSGGLFDSNPLAAASSTASPLAAAGTSAAARRTGGRGNQADLFGGVSQAGGEEDVMTSAAPVSNDGSKLTGQRNENSVLFSLGALTQTSGPADKPRGSSTSSPSSSSSSVSDGSGLIDIRALASSTSSTESEGGAKGGRHVDDIMNLGGGGAFSAALAAPVLAPPPQDFGDLSSPVSMGGGQNRTLLIAIIVGTLLVCTAVIVAVIVTRPSVKEEAKPSEPTATVSASAVPAPAPTPTVAAADPASSPTASGAKEITPGAGTKGTGGGSRVKGSAGGGGGSTASTGGGEEGTAAPAPVAKKEGPADLAGAMQKAVGGHAEESAPSQAAASTAPFNRAEAAASLGNVNISSCKKSDGPTGSGHVKVTFQPSGTVSVVDVDQPPFTGTAVGGCIASKFRSAHVPPFGGAPVTVGKTFSLN